Proteins encoded within one genomic window of Bacillus sp. F19:
- a CDS encoding conserved virulence factor C family protein translates to MNIKSIEPTPSPNTMKVILDEELPGGKSNNYKKETAEGAPQVIQEILKVEGVKGVYHVADFLAVERNAKFDWKEILPKVRAAFGESVEAGAENKPQINEHFGEVNVHIQMFSGIPMQVKLSDGETEKRFGLPERFQKAVLQAQQNADNVVLERKWKEQGVRYGDFDEIGKDVVEELQAAHSDERLTKMTEALLQKDKAEQVPARKSYEVTMNMLDEPDWTVRYAHLEQMNPKESDLPVLDKALNDEKASIRRLAAVYLGMIEEPAVLPYLYKALKDKSVTVRRTAGDCLSDIGDPSAMQEMMLALKDKNKLVRWRAAMFLYEVGDKSALEALKQAENDPEFEVSLQIKMAIERIEGGEEAKGSVWKQMTESRK, encoded by the coding sequence TTGAATATCAAATCGATTGAACCGACTCCAAGTCCAAATACGATGAAAGTTATTTTAGACGAAGAGCTGCCAGGCGGAAAAAGCAATAATTATAAAAAAGAAACTGCAGAAGGAGCGCCTCAAGTCATACAGGAAATCCTGAAAGTTGAAGGTGTAAAAGGTGTTTATCATGTTGCAGATTTCCTCGCTGTAGAGCGCAATGCGAAATTTGACTGGAAGGAAATTCTCCCCAAAGTCCGCGCTGCCTTTGGTGAAAGTGTTGAAGCGGGAGCAGAAAACAAACCTCAAATCAACGAACATTTTGGAGAAGTGAATGTGCACATTCAAATGTTCAGCGGAATCCCAATGCAGGTGAAGCTTTCGGACGGGGAGACTGAAAAAAGATTCGGATTGCCGGAACGCTTTCAAAAAGCCGTTTTACAGGCACAGCAAAATGCAGATAACGTCGTTCTTGAAAGAAAGTGGAAAGAACAAGGCGTCAGATACGGAGATTTTGATGAAATCGGCAAGGATGTTGTTGAAGAGCTTCAGGCTGCGCACAGCGATGAACGGTTAACAAAAATGACAGAAGCACTACTGCAAAAAGATAAAGCAGAACAGGTTCCTGCCCGCAAATCGTATGAAGTTACCATGAATATGCTTGATGAACCCGATTGGACTGTCCGGTATGCGCATCTGGAGCAGATGAACCCGAAAGAAAGTGATTTGCCCGTTTTAGACAAAGCGCTGAATGACGAGAAAGCGTCCATACGCAGACTTGCTGCTGTCTATTTAGGAATGATTGAAGAACCAGCTGTTCTTCCTTACCTTTACAAAGCATTGAAAGATAAATCCGTAACGGTCCGCAGAACAGCGGGAGATTGTCTCTCAGACATTGGTGACCCAAGTGCCATGCAGGAAATGATGCTTGCCTTAAAGGATAAAAACAAGCTTGTCAGATGGAGAGCGGCCATGTTTTTATATGAGGTAGGCGATAAAAGTGCTCTGGAAGCCTTAAAACAAGCTGAAAATGACCCTGAATTTGAAGTCAGCCTTCAAATCAAAATGGCGATAGAACGAATTGAAGGCGGAGAAGAAGCGAAAGGCTCTGTCTGGAAGCAAATGACGGAAAGCAGAAAGTAA
- a CDS encoding HD domain-containing protein: protein MKQIAENVEKFVKARLETEGTGHDWLHIDRVRRTALNLAKKYSCDLRIIELSALLHDLIDDKLSDDIRMKTDEVANLLREEGLDPDSIQEVLTIISTISFKGGKRRAVSSIEAQIVQDADRLDAMGAIGIARVFSYGGSKGNLIYDPAIPARNSMTYEEYRTIKSTSINHFYEKLLKLKDLMNTEEGKMLALQRHQFMVDYLSQFFLEWEGPNRGL, encoded by the coding sequence GTGAAACAAATAGCAGAAAATGTAGAAAAGTTTGTTAAAGCCCGCCTTGAAACAGAGGGGACGGGGCACGATTGGCTCCATATTGACAGAGTCCGCAGAACGGCTCTAAACCTTGCAAAAAAATACTCGTGTGATTTAAGGATTATCGAACTATCCGCTTTATTGCATGATTTAATCGACGACAAACTGAGTGATGACATCCGGATGAAAACGGATGAGGTTGCAAATCTCTTGAGAGAAGAAGGACTCGATCCTGATTCGATTCAGGAAGTTCTGACCATTATTTCAACCATTTCTTTTAAAGGCGGAAAAAGGAGAGCGGTTTCTTCAATAGAAGCACAGATTGTCCAGGATGCAGACAGGCTGGATGCGATGGGCGCAATTGGCATAGCCAGAGTCTTCTCTTACGGAGGTTCAAAAGGAAATCTAATCTATGATCCTGCAATTCCAGCACGTAACAGCATGACCTACGAAGAATACCGTACAATTAAATCAACATCAATCAATCATTTCTATGAAAAACTGCTGAAGCTAAAGGATTTAATGAATACGGAAGAAGGCAAAATGCTCGCGCTGCAGCGTCACCAGTTTATGGTCGACTACTTGTCTCAATTTTTTCTTGAATGGGAAGGACCGAACAGAGGGTTATAA
- a CDS encoding DegV family protein: protein MRRKIAWVTDSTASIDAELKDHPDVFWVPMVICINDEEYLDGVNLQADDLYVLLKDSSNAITTSQPPPGAFVELYTKLAEDYDEIVSIHLSSLLSGTYTSAVQAAAEVDIPVTVVDSLTLSEPLTRLIKAAVKMHESGLEPDDIASKLKTLRENHRTYVLIGDLTRLHKSGRMSGTQYYLGSLLNIQPIIRVESGKLSTAEKVRSEKKGFQYIINLIKEGNQNHAIHEIAVLFSSKLGKSSKLYEVLQKEFPDIHIKLVPLCTTIGVHTGEDVVGVTWFEE, encoded by the coding sequence ATGAGGAGAAAAATTGCATGGGTAACTGACAGCACCGCAAGCATAGATGCAGAGCTGAAAGATCATCCAGACGTCTTCTGGGTGCCGATGGTGATCTGCATAAATGATGAAGAATATCTTGACGGAGTGAATCTTCAGGCTGATGATCTATATGTCCTATTAAAAGATTCATCTAATGCCATTACTACCTCACAGCCGCCTCCAGGTGCATTTGTCGAGCTGTATACTAAGCTTGCAGAGGACTATGATGAAATAGTTTCTATCCACTTATCCAGTTTGCTTAGCGGTACATATACTTCTGCTGTACAGGCTGCTGCTGAAGTAGACATTCCTGTAACTGTTGTCGATTCTCTGACATTATCAGAGCCTTTGACAAGGCTGATTAAGGCAGCGGTAAAAATGCATGAATCCGGGCTTGAACCGGATGATATTGCATCAAAGCTTAAAACACTCCGTGAAAATCACCGCACATATGTCCTGATCGGCGATTTAACAAGGCTCCATAAGAGCGGCAGAATGTCAGGGACACAATATTATCTGGGAAGTCTATTAAACATACAGCCAATCATCCGCGTGGAATCAGGCAAGCTCTCCACAGCAGAAAAAGTAAGATCAGAGAAAAAAGGGTTTCAGTATATTATCAATCTAATTAAAGAAGGAAATCAAAATCACGCCATTCATGAAATAGCAGTTTTATTCAGCTCCAAACTCGGCAAGTCTTCTAAACTGTATGAAGTCCTTCAAAAAGAGTTTCCTGACATCCATATCAAACTTGTTCCGCTCTGTACAACAATTGGAGTTCATACAGGAGAGGATGTCGTGGGCGTGACATGGTTTGAAGAATAG
- a CDS encoding amidohydrolase, with protein sequence MKIIDAHMHISNIQSFKQTAETLSFVDYSIAGLQKEYEEEGVVAAVAMGVTETKPGGFPDPDAKTPMGIDLDGPVPKEFFYCPGINPNKLNDQNLVLLEKSLQDPQTAGIKIYLGYYPYYAYDKVYGPVYELAKAYRLPVVFHTGDTYSERGLLKYSHPLTLDEVAVENRDIQFMMAHLGDPWVLDGAEVVNKNDNMFADLSGLIVGTEKDISDKKKTRFFDHLMHALSYCEHYEKLIFGTDWPLIGVKPFIDLYKEIIPEEHHENFFYKNALTLFPKLNTVLKEDS encoded by the coding sequence ATGAAAATCATTGATGCTCATATGCATATCTCAAATATCCAAAGTTTTAAGCAAACGGCTGAGACATTATCATTTGTCGACTACTCGATTGCCGGCCTGCAAAAAGAATATGAAGAAGAGGGTGTTGTCGCTGCAGTAGCCATGGGTGTAACAGAAACAAAACCTGGGGGTTTTCCTGATCCCGATGCAAAAACGCCAATGGGAATTGATCTCGATGGGCCGGTTCCAAAAGAGTTTTTTTATTGTCCGGGTATAAATCCAAATAAATTGAATGATCAGAACCTGGTATTGCTTGAAAAATCGCTTCAGGATCCGCAGACTGCGGGAATTAAAATCTATTTAGGATATTATCCCTATTACGCCTATGACAAAGTTTATGGACCTGTATATGAGCTTGCAAAAGCGTACCGGCTTCCAGTTGTCTTTCACACGGGAGATACATACTCAGAACGCGGACTTTTAAAATACAGTCATCCGCTTACACTTGATGAAGTGGCAGTCGAAAACCGCGATATCCAGTTTATGATGGCGCATTTGGGAGATCCGTGGGTGCTGGACGGAGCAGAAGTTGTCAATAAAAATGATAATATGTTTGCAGATTTGTCCGGACTGATTGTCGGCACAGAAAAGGACATTTCAGATAAAAAGAAAACAAGGTTTTTTGATCATCTGATGCATGCCTTATCATATTGTGAACACTATGAAAAGCTTATATTCGGTACGGACTGGCCATTAATTGGCGTCAAGCCGTTTATAGATTTGTATAAGGAAATAATTCCTGAGGAGCATCACGAAAACTTTTTTTATAAGAACGCGCTGACATTATTTCCAAAATTAAATACAGTTTTAAAAGAGGATTCTTAA
- a CDS encoding glutathione peroxidase, whose amino-acid sequence MSIFEIKIKTINGEEQSMSIYKGKVLVIVNTASKCGFTPQYKALQELYERYQSKGLEILGFPCNQFMSQEPGDEEEIKSFCQLNYGVTFPMFAKVDVNGSDAHPLFTHLTKEAPGLLGSKAVKWNFTKFLLDRHGKAVERFSPNTDPKEMEEKIQQLLKEEA is encoded by the coding sequence ATGAGTATATTTGAAATAAAAATTAAAACCATTAACGGTGAAGAACAATCTATGAGTATTTATAAAGGCAAGGTTCTTGTAATTGTAAACACAGCCAGCAAATGCGGCTTCACTCCGCAATATAAGGCGCTGCAGGAGCTTTATGAACGCTATCAATCCAAGGGGCTTGAAATCCTTGGCTTTCCGTGCAATCAGTTTATGAGCCAGGAGCCGGGAGACGAAGAAGAAATCAAAAGCTTTTGCCAATTGAATTACGGTGTAACCTTTCCAATGTTTGCAAAAGTTGATGTAAATGGCTCTGATGCACATCCTCTTTTTACACATTTAACAAAAGAAGCGCCTGGACTTTTAGGTTCAAAAGCTGTGAAGTGGAACTTTACGAAATTTCTCTTAGATCGACATGGAAAAGCAGTCGAAAGGTTTTCGCCTAATACGGATCCTAAGGAAATGGAAGAGAAAATTCAACAATTGTTAAAAGAAGAAGCCTGA